The following is a genomic window from Oncorhynchus kisutch isolate 150728-3 linkage group LG6, Okis_V2, whole genome shotgun sequence.
CTACTTTAACACACTGGCTACATTTTATATCTAGCTACATCCCATTGGACAAGATTTTTTATAACCTTCCCACATCCCATTCATGGCAATAAGAGCGAATAAATAATGAGTGACatgtttattcatttgtaaaaaaaaaaaaaaaatggtgttgatgtgcttgttttttgtttgtctgaATTGCTGTACCGTAATAGGTATTATTTAACTATCACGTATTGTGATGAAATTGTACTTACACATGCTAATAAATATATACAGCATATGCACAAAACAAGAAGAGGGAGCTTGTGTGTGACATATAAATACACACATAGTATGACATGGTTCTGTCGTCTAGATTGACAGATATCCAGATATTGGGGAGTGAGGATCTGTGGGAGTGGGGTGGAGAGCCTGGGGGTCAGTGAGCTGTTGGACACCGCACAAACTCCCACGCACACTCTCCACTTGAGTTGAGCtctcttttcacacacacacacacacacacacacacacacacacacacacacacacaagcaatagTTTATTTCGTTTAGCAAAACTGATTACCGCCAAGGCATATTGTTCTCCATTTATCTTCCTTGCATTATAAGTTGTCAATCAGAAGAAGTCTTAATGTCCATATGTAAACATTCAATGCCTCCTGATAACTtggacattttttaaaaacaatgCCAATGGATGTGGAACGCAATAGCCTAACTGTCATTAACCTTACCCTGCACTGATTTATTTCCCCTTATGGACCAGagcaacacacatatacaccggACAATAATAGTAATAACTTGTCAAACAATTAACAGGCAAAACTGAACTATGTGCTCTTATATCTGTTGTAGCAAAATTAAACATGATTCAAGGAAACAAAAGAGAGTAATACTGACAGAAGACAGGTTCAACAAGATTCAAGGAAGCAAATTAGTAATATTGACAGAAGAAGAAACGTTTTTAAACCGATGAGAGTCGCAATTCTCTTACCCAGTTTCCTAAGTGGGTCCTGCGTCTTGGGTTGGGATTCCACTGCCTTGGGTTCATGATGCACGGCGGTAGGAGGTTTCTTGCTCCTGCCCAACATGATGCAAGTTCCAATGCCGTCTTCGTTGTAGTTTTCTGTCTGTGGTTCTCTTTGACTGATATGAAAAAGTCAGGGGTGTGTAATTGGGGGAAGCGCAAATTCCCAGTGCAGGTGCCGTTTTTTAACTCTTCAGCAAGTCTTGAGTTGTGTGTTTCTCCGTTGCGTCACCAGGATAGCGCACTACAGTAATTAATTCCCTTTCCATGTGAAGTCCCTCCCTTAGCAGTACGTAATCTGAGTCCAGCAAGGGGCACAGAAACTATAGAAAACTATACCCACAGACGCAAATCAAATCACCTGTACCCACAGTCACACAGACATACGTTCATATAGCTTACTTTCTTTTAACATAGCAGCCTATCAGGGGCATCGTGTTCATGGCCAAAAGAAAGTTTCACAATCTCACGGACCTATTTCATAGGTAGGGTCTATTATTATGGTATTTGAATCGATCTAATAGCGTAGCCTACACTTCATGGTTCATGAAGAATTGCAATGAATCATATACAGCCTACAAGCTGCATTTATTTAGTGTTCTTTAGCGCAGTTCCTCCGTCCAAAATGACGGGTGGCATGAAGCAGTGTTTCGCACTCCAAACACAGGCTCCATTCACACTGCATTGTTTTGCATTACAACATTCACTGATACACACAGCGCCACCCACCTGCAACCCACGTTCAAAGTCTTATCATTTGGCGCCGCCTAGCGGGTGGCTGGGGTGTAGGCAGAAATTACTAAAGTAAGAAAGCCGCTGTCATGAGAATAATGGATCATCTGGCTATCGCTTTATTACAACCAAATTCCTTGAAATCATTAAAGTAAAGTGCCAAAACGCATAAACTGTATACTTCGACTATGCCTCTAACACATTGACTAAACGGTTTCATAATATCGCAGAGGCTGCAAGTAGCCTGGCCTAATTCTGAAGATAAAGCTATTTCTATAGCCTATCCTGCTGTTCTGTTCAAAGCCAGGCTGCAGTGGTGATGAACATGATCAAATAGCTCTGAGCCCAAGTTATGATGTATTACTACTTCTACATCCATATATTATTAACATACAAAGTCAATTTGTGCAAAGAGAAATGCTTTTGAAGGGCACTTGGTTTGATATGTGCTATATGTCATTGTAAGtaagccgggggggggggggacactaaCTGTGGATTAGATGAATAGGTCTTGGTCTGCGATACTGCAGTGGCAAACCCGTGGGGTCAGGACTTAATTAGGTTTCAATAAGGGTATAAAGAGGATAATTAGGAGAAGGAGCGAGCTCAGCTGTAGGTTCCAGGCCTAGGGGAGAGAGGCATGTTTCACAGACCATCTACAGACCTATCCCTACAGCATAGATGCAAgcttcttcattctctctctcgctctctctctcacagaacgGCATTGGGTCCCCTAATAACTAATGACACCTGATCCAAAggcatccattttagaacaacCATTCAGGCTCTGTAAGCTTTGATGTGTAATATCAAAACAGAGACACAGGTTAGAACAATATAATGCACATCCATATATTTATCTAAATACAGTATATGGCTCTGATATGTTATGGGAAAATCCCAAATGGCTATAGAATTGATATTTTGACCCATTCTCAATTGTACCCAGCCGTGTTGCAGTATATATAGGGTGAGAGATTAACTCATGTACAATAATCCTCTCAGAGGCTCTGATCCAGGAGCTGCTGTGCTCCTGCACAGGCATCTAGAGTTTCCACCGAACGCCACTGCCTCTGTAAACACCCACTACCCCATTTGACAAACCCTACCCTCCCTCCTGGTCCCCCCAGCAATCACTCCCTTTTCAGTAAACAATAGGTTATATGACAGCTGATAGATACACAAGTTTGGCTGGTATCTGTCAATTGCCAAAAGTTTGCCTTGGACTGACTAATGTCTGGTCAGCCTACTTTGAGTGTGTGTGGTACATTTTTGCATTTGTGAGCTTGCTACATATGTAGAAATGTATTTAGCACAACTTACAAGGGCATATGTACTATATATTAGCCTCTTTAATTCTGAGAGTTATAGCTAGCAAGCACCTCACACCAAACTAGttaacccttatttaaccaggttgactGAGAGAACACATTACAGGAATAGCGCCTCATAGCGAAAGTTCCTCCTAGTTTGGGCCTATACATTCGGGCATAGCCTACTCTTGCATCAACTGCTCCAAGAAAAATGATGATGAAAGGGAGATCAAGAAAAAAAAGAGGATAGAAGGGAGAGATGCTCAATAAGAGAAAGCAATGGAGCAAAAAAATAATAGATGAAAGAGAGGACAAAAGAATGTAAGAGAGAGCAAGGTGTTGTGAGTGGGGGAATGATTGAAGATGACAATTTAGGAGAAAATCAGGATAAGAGTGAATGTGATTGAGAGAAAGGTCTATGGTATGAGGGGGAGGGGATGCCTACCCACCGAAAAGTAGACCTACATGCATATAGCCTACAGCAGCCATCACACACAAAGTGGGAACCATGTCAAATGCCACTGAGATGTGCCCTCTCCATGTGGGAGGAATCTTTAGCCTGCAGAGAATAAGGACATTGCATATCAGTCAAAATATACAGACACTGTCATTTCTGTCTTGTGTGCATACCTTCAGTGAGATTTTCAAATAATGCATTCAACTGTGTATTTGTTATGCAAACATATGCCGTGTTTGAAGAGGTAATTACTCAATTATGACAGTTTGAAATGATATATGCTGCTTACATTAATGCAGATATAATTAGGTCATTTAAAAGACTAGCTATTTCAACCACAGTAGAGACATAACTACCAGCTATCCCAGCTAGTAGCTGTATGCTACTAACTAGCAAATCAGTGCTAGCTCAACATTTAGTTTGATTGCATGTTTTGAACGTTGTTAGCCAGATAGCTATATTACAATACTGTGTCCATCGATACTCCCACTTTAGTGCAGGATGTTTGCTTAGTTAGAACTATATTATGGTAACATCCATAAAAATAAGGAATTGGCTAGCTAACTAGTTATTATTGGTCCTGGTACCTAGCTACTGGTCGAGCAAGCTCACATGCTAATGAATGATTTCAACCAGCTAGCAATAGGCTTACATTCTACAATATGCTAATGTATACGAGTATGAAAGCGTTTGCCAAGACAATACAATATTTGGATCTAAAGTTGTATATTTCACTGCACATGCATGTGTGACACTAGTTAGCacattagctagccagctaacctcaTTCGGCAAGCCTTTATAGAAATAGAAACTGGGTCAAAGAGAGGCACGTTTAATCAACTGATAACTAATCGTTGACAATAAGCTTAAACGTAACTCTAAAAAGTGGGCAATTGTGTTATTTTAACATTTCACCATTGTTTGTTGTTCTGTAAAATTGAGTGGGACTTgctactggctagctaggtctcgATAAATAAAATGTCGCTTCTTTACGCGTCGTTCCACACTCTTATCCTTGCGCATTAGTGGGAGGCGAGGGAAATATCGCTCCGCACCAGAGAGAATAATAAAAAAACGAATAAAGTTAAACCCTACACTATTTAAAACCACATAAAAGAATTGTGTAATTGTTTAAATATTAACAAAATGAACATAGTGCATAGCCGTTAGTTAATCGTTTTTCTACACGGTCTGTAAAAAAGGACTAGTTTGTTCTAGTTAGTTTGGATGACGGGTTCATTACCTTTAGAAAGAAAGGGTTGTCTCAATGTTTGTGGGAGTGATACAAAGCAAAACAATCATTAATAGATAAAAGACACGACATACTCCTATGGCATAATGTATTAGTGGTATACAGTATAAGTGGAATATCGATTAATGAAGATTAATTCGCAGACTCTTCAAAACGTGAACTAATTCCCCCCTCCATTTATACATGGTAGCGTCTGAAAGAATGCCCCGGACTACTTTCCTCTTGGACCCAATGTGCACTTGATTGACTCTCGGGATAACCAATAATAATATGATTTAAGCTTAGCAACAGTGAATATGCAATTTTGTCCAATAGCAGCAATGAGAGGTTGGTCCTATATCCTAAAACTTGATTGGCTTAAACTTTCGATAAATGCCCTAGAATTGTGGGTCAGGTAGTTGGTCATGGACGGTCTCGCTAGTAATTTACCTACATTGGAACTACATATCCCACAAAACAAGTAGAGTCAAGAAAAGCAGCATGCGCACTGGCGGTGGTAGAGTTGATATAAAACCGCGAACTCATTCTGTGGTAGCATACTGGACAGTCACTGTTGTGGAGATGAAATACGAACCTGAGAAGGATTACTAGCGGCACCGAAATAGTTAACCttagttcgctagctagctacagtagctctgACGAATCATTCGAGAAGTAACAAGTGTTACCATTCATAACTTTGTTTTTAAGAGTAGCGATAGTGACCGTTTCGAAAGTTAGCTAAACATTTCTTGTCAAGTAAATGTTGCTCATATTAAGACACAGAAACAGTATACTTAGCAAAAGtttgcaaaatatattttaattaacATTTAGTTTAATTCGCACAGAGACAACGGTTGACATGTGGTAAGGCGAACAGCCCAACAGCATACATCAGGATGACAGAACCGATCATTGAGAAGACCCATCACCTGAAAACTTCAAATACCCCATCAAGTGGGAGAGGAAGAGTTGTGGAGCATCCCCAAACCAATGAGAGCCGTGGACTTGAGACTGGCGGTAGGGGGCGATATGGAGATAAACAGCAGCAAGCAGAGAGTGACGGCGGGGTTATCCCTGCAGACAAGTTGTGGCAAATGCAAGGCGGGCAGAGGGAGGTGTGCCCAAGATTCGTTGCCGGAAATGCACTTCCTAAGTGCCCAGCAGCAACACAGCCCTGCCAGGAACCCGGAGCAGATGCAGCCGGAGAGGGTGGCCTCGTAGCCCACGGAAATAGTGGAGATGGACCGCACGAGGAGACCCTGAGTCAAGTGCAAGGCGAGTGTGGGAAGAGAACCGACTCTGGCTCTCCAGGCGCCGGGGCAGCTGTAGATGCGCGTCAGGGCAAGAAGAAACACAGGCGTCGACCATCCAAAAAGAAGCGTCAATGGAAGCCCTATTTTAAACTTTCTTGGGAAGAAAAGAAAAAGCTTGACGAGCGAGAGACCGAACGAGCGTCCCGAGTGAGAGCAGAGATGTTCGCGAAGGGGTTGCCCGTTGCCCCCTACAATACAACGCAGTTCCTTATGGATGAACACGACCGAGAGGAACCGGATCTGAATACCGAAAGTGGTCCCCGACGTCAGTTGGGGACTGGTGCTCGCCCAGAGGACACCGCAAGTGAGGACGAGCTTTtcgatgtggaggaggaggaggactatggCAGCGGTGGTGGCAGCGACGGCATCGGGAGGCCTGGAAACGCAGGTGGGGAGTTTCTTCAGAGAGACTTTTCCGAGACCTACGAGAAATACCACATCGAGAGTCTTCAAAACATGTCCAAGCAAGAGCTGGTTCAAGAATACCTGGAGCTGGAGAAGTGCATGTCCCGTCTGGAGGAAGAGAACACCCGCTTGCGGCGCGTAACCAACCCGGACATCACAGATGATAACCAGGTGCCCCAGTCGAATTCGGCGCGGATCAGAGAATTGGAGGGTGAATTGGAGAGACTGAGGGCGCAGAACAGTGAGCAACGTCCGCAGAGCAAGGAGCAGATTGTCACATTAGGTGACTAGAAATGGATAGAACCAGGTAAAATATGGAAACGAGGGGACTAAACAGGACTTTAAAAAAGTGTCACCAGTTTGTTAACTCTGGAAGGTTCAGTGACGGTCCGTAAATTGCGTTGCAAAATTTGAGCATTCTTTTCTATTTGGACTGTAAGGTGCCTGTTTAAAGTTTTTGAATAAGTAATGTATATATTTAAAATTATTTTCTTTTTTATAAAgagaatgtatttggaaatacgtTGTTTTTGTTTCCTTGGTATGCATGCATTAAAATACTCTATCCCACAATTTGTTAAATCAGCAGGACTGTTTGTCCAAATGtaacatttgtttaaaaaaaaaatgcttcttTTGAGAATTTCAAATAACTTTCCCAAAATGAAATGTGCAAATTAACATGTACacaaacaatttttttttcttttttcgtaGGGGGTAAATAAAGATTTTGCCTGATACCAACAAAGTATTTGGCTATTATCTGCAAGCCATTTTACAGCTATCGACTTACATCAATTTCTTTTCACTATTTAGGCAGATGTAAAGTGATGGAATATGCCTAGTTTTTCAGATTCATTCAGATGTGTCTTTACTATCCATAGATGAACCACTACCAAATCAGGTAAGTTGTGACTGCATCACTCATTACCACTATAGAAATGATATGCAGGTTGCATAATGCAACCATTGGTAAACAACTGCCAAGAATCTACAGCCATATATTTAGAtatgcagggttggggagtaactgattaggAAGTAATCTGATTAAGttagtttgggtaatccaaaagttacattgATTACAATGTTGGACAGGTAACTAAAGGATGACATTTAGAAagtatttattttaactaggcaagtcagttaagaacaaattcttatttacaatgactgcctaccccggccaaaccctgacgatactgggccaattgtgtgccgccctaagggactcccaatcacagctggttgtgatatagcctggaatcgAATCAGGGTCTGTACCCAACCCTGGATATGTCTGTAGCTGTTGGTTTTGTGAGGTCTCATGACATATCCTTACAAAAGCTATTTTCTACTCCAACTCTCAATAGGTCACCTCTTGACCTGTCTCAGTGGTATGTGAAATGGACCTAATGTTGCAGGCTAAAGCTCATTGAGCAGATGACTCCGACTTGCTAAAATAGCCTTTCTAAACAAGGCAAGGGTCCTATTGGAGTTGCATTGCCCTACTTCCATGGTATAATTTGGGATATGTAACTTATTGGGCCAAGGGTAATCAACGCATGTCAGGGAAGAACTGTCACTTTTTCATTACAATTTGCTATTACTCATAAAATGAGATTGGTAGGCTTAACATTCACATTGAATTCATTCAAAACAAATCCAATGCAGGTCAATGAAATTAGTAATTTTTGTTCTCCAGGTCCAAATCATTCTAAAGTATCCAACATTGAGTGTTGCTCAATTAAGTTACTTATGTATGAAACTGGCCAGGTAAAACAAACCAatgcatggattgctgtcataccttgtccatagacttacagggtaaggaaacaaatatataatttgggtgaactatccctttaaagagAGGAaagataataataaaaaatagataagtaacgCTGACCCATTTAGCCTGGTTTCCGACTCAGAGATGAAATGTTGTCAAGAACATTGACACAAAGTTGGAAATACACTTCTGTGTCAATATATTCCAAAATGGTACATTTTATGTACAACGTGGGCTGTGGGCAGAGCAAAATCGCTTACCAACTAGTTGTTTGTACTTAGATTGCTAGCTAATTGATAACATACCTCTGTCTAAAACGCAGGTTTGGTAACTAGCTATATGGCTGGTcaaaatatgcatatatttacCATGCTAGGCCAGCTAACGACTTCCTTGTTTTTAGCAGGACTTTGCtaacttgttagctagctaggttttACGCAGATTTACACACTTAAATTCTCCCAATCAAACGAGGTTTACCGACATACAATACACTGAAACAAATGTATACAAAACTTCAGGAATCTTAATTGAATCTGATATAATTTGCACCGATTTCGAGTTGTCAGGTCCTCTCTGGATGCATTCAGGGAAGTGTGGTGCAAGACTGACTGCTCTACAGCATAATTATGGGTAATGTAGTTCCAAGATTCACCCGTGATGGGAAAAAAATTTACAGCATTTTTTATTGTGGTGCAGGATGCATTGGGTGGATGCCAATCAGTGGTGTCACAAACCTCGGTTCCACTTTTTTTGTTTGTGAATTCATTTTATTCATGTTAACTGACATCCTTCCCAATTTCAATGAAATATCTGAAACTGTTGCCTGGAATGACACATGTCAGCAATGATCACAGAATACTATTGACATTAAACATTTCCAAAATTATCAAGCAactgcaaaacattttaaaaacttaATTCTGTTTATTTACATCATATAACCTTGCTTTGAAGCAAAATGCCATCAAATGAAATGGTTCCAGGTGGATAACCTTTAGACAGGACATTTTCTTAGAAGATTGTTTACTCAAAGCAATTCAAAATGTACTTTACacaatacaatatgttacatatcaatacaatatgttacatatcaatacaatatgttacatatcaatacaatatgttacatatcaatacaatatgttacatatcaatacaatatgttacatatcaatacaatatgttacatatcaatacaatatgttacatatcaatacaatatgttacatatcaatacaatatgttacatatcaatacaatatgttacatatcaagacaatatgttacatatcaatacaatatgttacatatcaatacaatatgttacatatcaAGGCAATATGTTACATAtcaatacaatatgttacatatcaatacaatatgttacatatcaAGGCAATATGTACAAAATATCAGACATAATAACAAACATAAGGTATATCACACTTCAAGAAACGGACAGCTAAACACACATTGAGTGTTGTCAGaattttctaaaaatgttttgtatttctcTTTTTGATGAAGGCATGAGCAGTTTGGTTCAGCTCTGTTAAGCTGTATGTCTCCTATTGGCTGACAGTTTAAATGTATACAGTTAGTTCATCAAACAAAATCTAATGCAAATGAGTTGGTACCATATTACCCTGTTCTAGGTATTGATTACCCTTACTTAGGGCTTGTTATGTGAACCATACAAAACACTGTCCACATGAAAGAACCACTGTGTGTGAGAAAAGCAGGTGAGAGCACCATACCTTCCCTCCCCTTGCAGCATCAGGTGTTCTGCTGTTTGTTAGTGCTTGTTAGATGCAAACCGACTGCATAGACAAGTCCTTGGCCAGACACAGTGTGCTTTTAATGGCCTCCCAGAGAGGCTGCTCGTATGTATGATACACGTCTTTGGGTCAGCGGATAAGATGTCAGCACAGCAACGGGAAGAGAATGGATTCAGCTTATAACTAGATGTGAAGGTTGAGGCTTCTGGCATTGAGAGTCTGGAATAATGAGGGTTAATGGGGAGGTGAGGAATGGCCATGGCACGGCAGAACAAAACACTCTAGAAATCAGGCACTTGTAGGGCAACTCTTGAGGTAAGACAAGACTAACTAAAAGTCAATGACATTTTACGATGACAAAATTCCTGTCAGGCAAAGGGGGAAACCAAAGAATAACTCCCGTATGACATTGGTCGAGGGACAGTTAATAAAGAGTATTTGGGAAATGGAAACTCATCTTGGACCATGGCCAAGAGAATGGTATGTCAGTCTAGAAACACAGCAGACCCAAAAAATGGATACTTATGGTAACCACATTTCTGCAATCAGTCATTTGTATCCAGGAATTCTGAAGCACCCCACTCACAGTGGTTATTCAATTGAGTCTAACCTTATGGAAATGTATTATATGACATGAAAAATCATGTGTAGATGGCTTAAAACTTGAAATATTCCTGATAATATAACAACTAAAATATAATTGACAGACTTTACAAAATGTCACTGTGTATACATGCAGGTTGCATTTATAATCCTTGACGTTTAACAGGGCATGTTGTCAATATTTCGCGCTTTCTCGGTCACCCATAAAATGAAAACAAATGTTTCCTCTGGTACACGTAGGCAGGTTTGGTCAAGCAAATTATTACCAACTAATACTTCATCCAATTGAAAAGACAGTTATGATAGAGTTGATGCAAGGACAGTATGTGATCGTTCTTTGATAAGAGAGCTGAGATGCATACACACATTATTCTGACTTAAATTAGGTTATGGTAGATAAAGCCCTGTTTGCTGCCAAATAAGATAAGCATTGTCACCATAAGGTAGATAGTAGTGTCAGTAAGGGGAGAGTCCATTGCTTTCTTCAAATGCGGAAATGGATGCTAATCCAGCCATGAAACGGAGGCATTTCAACGGCCACAATTTTGACTGGAGAATGTTAATGTTGGATGAGTTATTCTATCTTTGCTAAATGAGAGAAAGTATTTCTGCATAGTACTGTGAGTCACAGAGAAAGGCCGTCTACGAGGAAACAAGGAACAGGCTTTAAGTCAGGTTCAGGATTTTTCTTTTTTGTTCGTTTTAAAAACAGGTACATCCGAGAAGTCAAAACACAATAAAAAGTACTTATTCTTttcatacaaaaaatatatatatataatatttactgtatataaaac
Proteins encoded in this region:
- the LOC109893287 gene encoding protein HEXIM-like — protein: MTEPIIEKTHHLKTSNTPSSGRGRVVEHPQTNESRGLETGGRGRYGDKQQQAESDGGVIPADKLWQMQGGQREVCPRFVAGNALPKCPAATQPCQEPGADAAGEGGLVAHGNSGDGPHEETLSQVQGECGKRTDSGSPGAGAAVDARQGKKKHRRRPSKKKRQWKPYFKLSWEEKKKLDERETERASRVRAEMFAKGLPVAPYNTTQFLMDEHDREEPDLNTESGPRRQLGTGARPEDTASEDELFDVEEEEDYGSGGGSDGIGRPGNAGGEFLQRDFSETYEKYHIESLQNMSKQELVQEYLELEKCMSRLEEENTRLRRVTNPDITDDNQVPQSNSARIRELEGELERLRAQNSEQRPQSKEQIVTLGD